One Herbaspirillum rubrisubalbicans genomic window carries:
- a CDS encoding AAA family ATPase → MTNWKIYDPLSPPVGQRISLPPAPPWRQPGQKREAVLARTFKADPEVVDAVNTALYLRRPLLLTGRPGTGKSSLAHSVAHQLGLGSVIEWAVNSRSTLQEGLYQYDALARLQYIQQASARSGAGVQAEKAEELGMFLTLGPLGTALASPNAPRALLVDEIDKSDVDLPNDLLNVLDTGHFVIPELKRAAARHPKVRIPARGEEIDVHLGEITFTEYPFIVMTSNGERDFPAPFLRRCVQCQIREPNESELQGIVEAHFDGLLLGENVESIISDFVKMRNTATLATDQLLNAVHLLLSSDKLQSDADRKRMLFTVFQELDG, encoded by the coding sequence ATGACGAACTGGAAAATCTACGACCCGCTGTCCCCCCCCGTTGGACAGAGGATCTCGTTGCCACCTGCTCCACCTTGGCGCCAGCCAGGTCAAAAGCGAGAGGCTGTCCTTGCACGGACTTTCAAAGCAGATCCGGAAGTCGTCGATGCGGTCAACACCGCGCTTTATCTTCGGCGACCGCTGCTACTAACAGGCAGACCAGGCACCGGAAAAAGCTCGCTTGCACATTCTGTAGCACATCAGCTAGGCCTCGGTTCGGTAATTGAATGGGCAGTCAACTCTCGGTCGACGCTACAAGAGGGGCTGTATCAATACGATGCACTTGCACGTCTACAATATATACAGCAAGCGAGCGCCCGATCGGGGGCTGGTGTGCAAGCTGAGAAAGCTGAAGAACTTGGCATGTTTCTGACGCTTGGCCCACTTGGCACCGCGCTCGCATCCCCAAATGCGCCGCGAGCACTATTGGTCGACGAAATCGACAAAAGTGATGTCGACTTACCGAATGATCTGTTGAACGTACTCGATACAGGTCATTTTGTGATTCCTGAACTTAAGCGTGCCGCTGCACGTCACCCAAAGGTGAGGATTCCGGCACGGGGCGAAGAGATCGATGTGCATCTGGGAGAGATTACCTTCACAGAGTATCCTTTCATAGTCATGACTAGCAATGGGGAGCGTGATTTTCCGGCTCCGTTCCTTCGGCGATGCGTGCAGTGCCAGATCCGAGAACCGAATGAGAGCGAGTTGCAAGGTATTGTTGAAGCTCACTTCGACGGCCTGTTATTGGGCGAGAATGTGGAGTCGATTATTTCGGATTTCGTGAAAATGCGAAATACCGCGACGTTGGCGACTGACCAGTTACTCAATGCCGTGCATCTGCTGCTCTCGTCCGATAAGCTCCAATCGGACGCCGATCGCAAGCGCATGCTCTTTACTGTGTTTCAGGAACTGGACGGATGA
- a CDS encoding SAV_2336 N-terminal domain-related protein yields MNSSSAARLCRKHLLALGVVAPDADTLADVVWLGLQLALRGAAKPDETVMSESSSSTQLAQKAHAVDESLDDSQMEQGTTADNEKSDSVVPIYPSYFTHPFGKIGASRINIPAGDALPQRLFLERALKPFKRRLLSSQQTELDPIATAEASAEWRSITPVYRPSLERWFEVAILAEASDAMHVWDATLLELQRMLARHGAFRRVRLWRYAMRKNALILKTPSSTESTPKILIDPQGRRLCWFVTTGTSPLWQHAALTDLVAALGRCGPTAIVQLMPHHTWPHTLLGDASEEVLAHAPGIPTGRLRLRNPFTGEIEPARDALTVPVTSLEPARLETWARFSMASRRVPHAAIRLETASQPIESNIKAVSARQRIVAFRAIASSSAFQLLRLLSGMPLSLPVMRLMQMGMPERAQFHLAEVLLSGLIERITPPNADLPADLIEYDFVPGIREELLDSLTLSEGNHITESVSKIAEQARRFVETYVGSANTTFPALVSDSMGDELLLEQARSFLSVSQNLWSVLAKGLPRSNGSENAEMTTALSSTGQHEAEFYFLSENEVKEYVLSTGAVELGSSELRCLLFFATDKQHSWLVASNHAMVFVLDDVETRRVARQIQRTSSWLDALPVMPKQNSLGESVVNFGASNTSDWYYSPTLFPSPRTLEQAVIAMVPGGQNGALVQLRGLALEYDKIRASARPSPDRTESMQNIVDQIAAVPPILEPDITLATQSSSAGNQLVAIVALQHRFDPAHIGWLFNCIAGDQAFLAFQAGLTLHRAAPTFSEQEQAQIYDMSVDTKRRLQAAGRDDPDVHYLLDELAARPSVRHSSVNDDEAKRILVSLTGSGLAEYRVQALQLLEGLGHEILNEPPIESHPNTPTRLDQFELCDIVLLLVGTYNESVQAAQNSDPNKVLHVELEYQTALRLRKPIMVFMLKDESFSGDPYKSEPDRMERFRQGLLRDRAVIMVHSPDEFERSLRRALEEYSTTASMESAQVLPHLNHEGEEVRYSGQTVVADDDSVSSEKIAKANQIKRELINKKLAIVSIPANRNFWKFCLNPNPFNSAFDYLTTPDLIEKESGQLQATKGEFLHAYQIDSNDVEIIRSLSLLLRADEDLGALRFHVRRPLSFVMIGSKNFEELLDYAQGLYADNSAAVQAIVKGIRSNWSEADGICWNNIGLDGQLTYSFYRRGFDLIHVNVGDIIDLGEKSETVATSSIANNMSDDEDQVDVDALAKQLTDLVDTDSISDFKEQLQREIDEAIDSASWQIDASSTAFWDADDPYAIVEDWKFEGREGAEFQPVEYRDDIFTVRRSIHMTVRVHCSFSFSVKDGIDKDMVHLGDSEHERRITFDIGAEFDFSDFGDDLPILQRVAIDPIAERVDFGNVEPFFEDENYDYDDENS; encoded by the coding sequence ATGAACTCCTCCTCCGCAGCCAGGCTGTGTCGGAAGCATTTACTCGCGCTGGGAGTAGTGGCCCCCGACGCGGACACGCTGGCCGACGTTGTCTGGCTGGGTCTGCAGTTGGCGCTACGGGGCGCGGCCAAGCCGGATGAGACAGTCATGTCTGAGAGTTCCAGCAGCACTCAACTTGCGCAGAAAGCACACGCCGTAGACGAGTCTCTTGATGACTCTCAGATGGAGCAGGGCACCACGGCCGACAACGAGAAGAGTGATTCGGTAGTTCCAATCTATCCGTCGTATTTCACGCACCCTTTCGGTAAGATCGGGGCGTCGCGGATCAATATCCCGGCCGGGGATGCGCTCCCACAGCGACTGTTCCTAGAACGAGCCCTGAAGCCGTTCAAGCGTCGCCTTTTGTCGTCCCAACAAACAGAACTCGACCCGATTGCAACCGCTGAGGCGAGTGCCGAATGGCGCTCGATAACACCAGTCTATCGGCCGTCGCTAGAACGCTGGTTTGAAGTTGCAATCCTAGCTGAGGCTAGTGATGCAATGCATGTCTGGGACGCCACGCTACTGGAATTACAGCGTATGTTGGCGAGGCATGGAGCATTCCGGCGCGTACGCCTGTGGCGCTACGCAATGCGTAAGAACGCCTTGATTTTGAAGACACCCAGCTCTACGGAGTCGACACCGAAGATTCTAATAGACCCGCAGGGGAGGCGGTTATGCTGGTTCGTCACGACCGGCACGTCCCCCCTCTGGCAGCACGCAGCTTTAACAGATCTAGTGGCAGCACTCGGACGTTGTGGACCGACAGCGATCGTGCAACTGATGCCACATCATACTTGGCCTCACACACTCCTTGGCGACGCAAGCGAAGAAGTCCTTGCGCATGCACCTGGTATTCCTACGGGACGCCTGCGGCTACGCAATCCATTTACTGGCGAGATCGAGCCTGCGCGGGATGCGCTAACCGTGCCGGTGACGAGCTTGGAGCCTGCCCGGCTTGAAACCTGGGCACGCTTTTCGATGGCTTCACGTCGGGTTCCTCATGCAGCTATCCGCCTAGAAACTGCATCGCAGCCAATAGAATCAAATATAAAAGCTGTATCAGCCCGCCAGCGCATCGTCGCATTTCGCGCGATCGCTTCGTCTTCCGCATTTCAACTGCTGCGCCTTCTCTCTGGTATGCCACTTAGCCTGCCGGTGATGCGCTTGATGCAAATGGGTATGCCAGAAAGGGCTCAATTCCATCTGGCGGAGGTCTTGCTGAGCGGGCTGATTGAACGGATAACACCACCGAATGCGGACCTTCCGGCGGACTTAATTGAATACGATTTCGTGCCCGGTATCCGAGAAGAGTTACTCGACAGCTTGACATTAAGTGAAGGCAATCACATCACTGAATCAGTGTCAAAAATTGCCGAACAAGCGCGTCGCTTTGTGGAGACATACGTAGGTAGTGCGAATACCACCTTTCCTGCGCTAGTTTCTGACTCAATGGGTGATGAGCTACTTCTGGAGCAGGCAAGGTCCTTCCTCAGCGTTAGCCAAAACCTCTGGTCGGTGCTTGCCAAGGGACTTCCGCGATCGAACGGAAGTGAAAATGCCGAAATGACAACAGCATTGTCCTCAACGGGTCAGCACGAAGCTGAGTTCTACTTCTTATCCGAAAACGAAGTTAAGGAATATGTCTTGAGTACAGGCGCTGTCGAGCTTGGCTCTTCGGAACTGCGATGCCTGCTGTTTTTCGCTACCGACAAGCAACACAGCTGGCTCGTGGCATCTAACCATGCAATGGTCTTTGTCCTAGACGACGTCGAGACTAGGCGTGTTGCACGTCAGATACAGCGCACGAGCAGCTGGCTTGATGCACTTCCAGTAATGCCGAAGCAGAATTCACTAGGTGAGTCGGTGGTGAATTTCGGCGCGTCTAATACGTCGGACTGGTATTACAGTCCAACTCTGTTTCCTTCTCCGCGCACCTTGGAGCAGGCCGTCATTGCTATGGTTCCAGGCGGTCAAAACGGAGCACTAGTCCAGCTACGCGGCCTAGCACTTGAATACGATAAGATACGCGCGAGCGCCAGACCAAGCCCTGATAGGACTGAATCAATGCAAAACATCGTGGACCAGATAGCCGCCGTGCCGCCTATTCTGGAACCCGATATAACACTGGCCACTCAGAGCAGCTCAGCTGGAAACCAACTAGTAGCGATCGTTGCTCTTCAGCATAGATTCGACCCAGCCCACATTGGGTGGCTCTTCAATTGCATTGCCGGCGATCAAGCTTTCCTAGCCTTCCAAGCAGGGCTAACACTTCATCGAGCCGCGCCTACATTTTCGGAGCAAGAGCAAGCCCAGATATACGACATGTCAGTTGATACGAAACGCCGGCTACAAGCAGCTGGTCGTGATGACCCTGACGTGCACTACTTGCTCGACGAGCTCGCGGCACGACCAAGTGTAAGGCACTCTTCCGTTAACGACGACGAAGCTAAGCGAATTCTGGTCAGCTTAACTGGCTCGGGGCTCGCCGAATATCGTGTGCAAGCGTTGCAGTTGCTGGAAGGCCTCGGTCATGAGATTTTGAATGAGCCCCCTATAGAGTCACACCCCAATACCCCGACAAGGCTTGATCAGTTCGAATTGTGCGACATAGTTCTGTTGCTCGTCGGGACATACAATGAGTCTGTGCAGGCAGCTCAAAATTCAGATCCGAACAAAGTTCTGCACGTCGAACTCGAGTACCAGACGGCACTTCGACTTCGCAAGCCGATCATGGTATTCATGCTTAAGGATGAGTCATTTTCTGGCGATCCGTATAAGAGCGAGCCTGACCGGATGGAGCGTTTCCGCCAAGGGCTGCTGAGAGATCGGGCAGTGATTATGGTGCATTCTCCTGATGAATTCGAACGATCACTACGTCGCGCCTTAGAAGAATACTCCACAACTGCCTCTATGGAATCGGCACAGGTATTGCCGCATCTCAATCATGAGGGCGAAGAAGTACGATACTCTGGTCAGACAGTGGTGGCAGACGACGATTCAGTATCTTCTGAAAAAATAGCTAAAGCCAATCAAATCAAAAGGGAGCTGATAAATAAAAAACTCGCTATCGTATCGATACCGGCAAATAGGAATTTCTGGAAGTTCTGTCTTAATCCTAACCCGTTCAATTCTGCGTTCGACTATTTGACAACACCAGATCTCATCGAAAAAGAGAGTGGGCAACTGCAAGCAACAAAAGGGGAGTTTCTCCACGCATACCAAATAGATTCTAACGACGTAGAAATCATCCGTTCGCTATCCTTACTTTTGAGAGCGGACGAAGACTTGGGGGCATTACGTTTTCATGTGCGACGTCCACTATCGTTTGTGATGATAGGTTCCAAGAATTTTGAAGAACTGCTTGATTACGCGCAAGGTCTTTACGCGGACAATAGTGCCGCCGTTCAGGCTATTGTCAAAGGCATCCGCAGCAACTGGAGCGAAGCAGACGGTATTTGCTGGAATAACATCGGGTTAGACGGACAGTTAACCTATTCATTTTATCGCAGAGGCTTCGATCTGATCCACGTAAATGTTGGAGATATCATTGATTTGGGCGAGAAGTCGGAAACGGTCGCTACGAGTTCTATAGCAAATAATATGTCGGACGACGAAGATCAAGTCGACGTCGATGCATTGGCAAAACAGCTTACTGATTTGGTAGACACGGATTCCATTTCGGACTTCAAGGAACAATTGCAGCGAGAGATCGATGAGGCCATAGATAGTGCGAGTTGGCAAATCGATGCTAGCTCTACCGCATTTTGGGATGCAGATGACCCGTACGCGATTGTTGAAGATTGGAAATTCGAAGGGCGTGAGGGTGCAGAGTTCCAACCGGTTGAATATCGAGATGATATCTTTACGGTCCGACGCAGCATCCATATGACTGTGCGAGTTCACTGTTCCTTCAGCTTTTCCGTAAAAGACGGCATCGACAAGGACATGGTGCACTTAGGCGATAGTGAGCACGAGCGCCGAATTACCTTCGATATTGGCGCAGAATTCGACTTTTCTGATTTCGGAGATGATCTTCCCATCCTTCAGCGAGTTGCGATTGATCCGATTGCTGAAAGGGTCGATTTTGGAAATGTGGAGCCGTTTTTCGAGGACGAAAATTACGATTACGACGATGAAAATAGCTAA